In Thiospirochaeta perfilievii, a single window of DNA contains:
- the dxr gene encoding 1-deoxy-D-xylulose-5-phosphate reductoisomerase, giving the protein MKKIFLLGSTGSIGQSSIDVVNDYPHLLKIVGLSANSNDKKLSELGYKLDVNNLVLTGKDNSEYSNISSFGMLELLEAIKNSDADIVINGIAGSSGLLPSIATIESGKDLALANKETMVMAGPLINKLAREHNIKLLPVDSEHSAIFHLLENRKIEDVEEIILTASGGAFRDLPIEKLKEVTLQDALKHPTWSMGNKITIDSASMANKGLEVIEAAMLFNLDIDKIKVLIHPQSYVHSLIRVKDCSMYAQISAPDMKLPIQNAILYPELERVESTYLDLVGKNLSFTLPDLEKYQMLDLAYLALKKGNAYTIAYNACNEVLVDAFVNREISFLQIPYYTKIILESNIKIEPQNLNNILEIDKLVRSKTKTLIG; this is encoded by the coding sequence ATGAAAAAAATCTTTCTTTTAGGTTCCACAGGTTCAATTGGACAAAGCTCAATCGATGTTGTAAATGATTACCCCCATCTATTGAAAATTGTAGGACTTTCTGCCAATTCTAATGATAAAAAACTATCTGAATTAGGTTATAAGTTAGATGTTAATAACTTAGTACTTACAGGAAAAGATAACTCAGAATACTCTAATATAAGTAGTTTTGGAATGTTAGAACTCCTTGAAGCTATTAAAAATAGTGATGCGGATATTGTAATAAATGGTATTGCTGGTTCTAGTGGCTTACTCCCATCTATAGCAACAATAGAGTCAGGTAAAGATCTTGCTTTAGCTAATAAAGAGACTATGGTTATGGCAGGCCCCCTAATTAACAAGTTAGCTAGGGAGCATAATATAAAACTACTTCCTGTAGACTCAGAACACTCTGCAATTTTTCACTTACTTGAAAATAGAAAGATAGAGGATGTAGAGGAGATAATTTTAACAGCATCAGGAGGAGCTTTTAGAGATCTGCCAATTGAAAAATTAAAAGAAGTTACCCTCCAGGATGCTTTGAAACATCCAACATGGAGTATGGGGAATAAAATAACAATTGATTCAGCTTCCATGGCTAATAAGGGTTTAGAAGTAATAGAAGCAGCAATGTTATTTAATTTAGACATTGATAAAATTAAGGTTTTAATACATCCACAGAGTTATGTCCACTCATTAATAAGAGTAAAAGATTGTTCTATGTATGCACAAATTAGTGCTCCAGATATGAAATTACCTATTCAAAATGCTATTTTATACCCAGAATTAGAAAGAGTCGAGTCAACATATCTTGACCTTGTAGGTAAAAATTTAAGTTTTACCCTACCAGACTTAGAAAAATATCAAATGCTTGATTTAGCATATTTAGCTTTAAAAAAAGGGAATGCATATACTATTGCATATAACGCTTGTAATGAGGTTTTAGTTGATGCATTTGTAAATAGAGAGATTTCTTTTTTACAGATACCCTATTATACAAAAATAATATTAGAATCAAACATTAAAATTGAACCACAAAATTTAAATAATATTTTAGAAATAGATAAATTAGTAAGAAGTAAAACAAAAACACTAATAGGATGA
- a CDS encoding phosphatidate cytidylyltransferase, translating to MTNNNVIQRVLLFIVAIPLIAGAIFFLPFQKHLFFNIIAVITAYIATKELLLMFNSKGITLNSRSLPFLSMLLPITSYLIVRFNMNPNLFSIVFTSIVIFILMMSISTKKSDLDFSNNITFISVSLLSVLYPGYFISFIIRFSEFQNASLIICYFILMIFMNDSGAWLLGVLFGKNNRGVVKVSKNKSVMGFVGGTIGTFLFLGLARFQIPELSAMPLYVYIILAMVISTVTITGDLVESAMKRSCKVKDSGNIIMGRGGLLDSIDSLLLAAPFFYYIVKTYAEKGM from the coding sequence ATGACAAATAATAACGTAATTCAAAGAGTTTTACTCTTTATAGTAGCTATTCCTTTAATTGCTGGGGCAATATTTTTTCTGCCATTTCAAAAGCATCTATTTTTTAATATAATTGCTGTAATAACAGCATATATAGCAACTAAAGAACTTCTATTAATGTTTAATAGTAAGGGGATTACTTTAAACAGTAGAAGCCTTCCCTTTTTAAGCATGTTACTTCCAATTACATCCTACTTAATAGTTAGATTTAATATGAATCCTAACCTATTTTCCATTGTTTTTACTTCAATAGTAATATTTATTTTAATGATGTCAATTTCAACAAAAAAAAGTGATTTAGATTTTTCAAATAACATTACTTTTATATCTGTTTCCCTATTATCAGTGTTATATCCAGGATATTTTATCTCTTTTATCATACGATTTTCAGAGTTTCAAAATGCTAGTCTTATTATATGTTATTTCATATTAATGATTTTTATGAATGACTCTGGAGCTTGGTTATTAGGAGTACTTTTTGGTAAAAATAATCGTGGTGTAGTAAAGGTTAGCAAAAACAAAAGTGTAATGGGATTTGTTGGTGGGACAATTGGAACATTTTTATTCCTTGGTTTAGCTAGATTCCAGATACCAGAGTTATCTGCAATGCCACTTTATGTTTATATCATTTTAGCAATGGTAATTTCTACTGTAACAATAACTGGAGATCTTGTAGAATCAGCAATGAAAAGGTCATGTAAAGTTAAGGATTCTGGAAATATAATTATGGGTAGAGGTGGACTTTTAGACTCTATAGACTCACTACTACTTGCAGCCCCATTTTTCTATTACATTGTTAAAACCTATGCAGAAAAAGGTATGTAA